A region from the Beduinella massiliensis genome encodes:
- the smc gene encoding chromosome segregation protein SMC, whose translation MRLKKLEIYGFKSFADRTEIVFDQGITGIVGPNGSGKSNISDAVRWVLGEQNARSLRGGRMEDIIFGGTEKRKKLGYCEVSLTFENEDRALPVDFSEVCVTRRVYRNGESEYQLNKTACRLRDIIDLFRDTGIGKEGYSLIGQGRIDEILSAKSEDRRQVFEEAAGIVKYKVRKDEAERRMENTRQNLLRVEDILEELQAQLEPLQKQSETARRYIALREELRGLELNAFVVRSDRAKERIDALQKTIDGLQEAITEGERRTQENTQERAQQEEAVSELDRQVSAAHAQVLDLTRELEAREGENNVLRAEIAHAQQDEERLGAQVDEADKRLEALRTLAESSTGDEGSRSGLLDEGRAALAALEEELLGAQAHAEEAEETLNAHKAAIIDAMNRLSDVRTTQTRLTTMRQSLEKRLEESLSQKGDMEAEQARLQEALSAAKDALSAVDGGLRDLQDEAERLDVKVRAHGERGEALKNQLQELSGRQQGLSSRLRVLREMERDYEGYQHAVKQVLLHGEKKGGVHGVVATLIHAPREYERAIEAVLGGALQNVVTEDEYVAKDMIAYLRQNRYGRATFLPLTSVRGRVLSPAERQVLSMPGCLGVASELVTYDEKYRGVVESLLGRTIIAKDLDAGIQIMRRGRQAFRLVTLEGDVMHSGGSMTGGSSQSRMTSLLSREREISEHEALIAQNAKQIEEIRQELEQIEQSRSEEKRLRSELFSRLHQEEIAVAREQERVASAQTELSQHEARMRQAQAMREQISDNLADIGEQLAGMTERQDGAQQDTARMQQETAQLALVQSEARAQVDGLREQVTAQRVELASLEREIEALRRDSARLQNEQQTLRARREENARAREESLRTRKEAAEQLSQGEADQQDCQQRLNGAQDALARAQRRREERQQAVREITERLDALRESVAQDVDKHHRAELQLSRAQSDLSQMQERIWEDYELTYAGALEFRTEGFELADSEKRIGVIRTEIRQMGSVNVNAVEDYRACRERFDDLSAQRDDLTRAQEDLQGIIEGLLVKMERQFKQNFDQLNVFFGETFTRLFGGGRAELKLQDPSDVLNCGIEIVAQPPGKKLQMLSLLSGGERALTAIAILFAMLRLKPTPFCILDEIEAALDDANISYYADYLKEFAQNTQFVVVTHRKGTMERCDALYGVTMEEKGVSRMISVQLSDHME comes from the coding sequence TTGCGGCTGAAAAAACTGGAGATCTACGGCTTTAAGTCGTTCGCCGATCGCACCGAGATCGTCTTTGACCAGGGGATCACGGGGATCGTCGGGCCGAACGGCAGCGGCAAATCGAATATATCCGACGCGGTGCGCTGGGTACTGGGCGAGCAGAACGCGCGCAGCCTGCGCGGCGGCCGCATGGAGGACATCATCTTCGGCGGCACGGAGAAGCGAAAGAAGCTGGGTTACTGTGAGGTATCGCTGACGTTTGAAAACGAAGACCGCGCCCTGCCGGTGGATTTTTCCGAGGTGTGCGTGACGCGGCGCGTCTATCGAAACGGCGAGAGCGAGTATCAGCTCAACAAGACGGCCTGCCGCCTGCGCGACATCATCGACCTCTTTCGCGATACCGGCATCGGCAAGGAGGGCTATTCGCTGATCGGCCAGGGCCGTATCGACGAGATCCTTTCCGCCAAGTCGGAGGATCGCCGTCAGGTTTTTGAGGAAGCGGCGGGCATCGTCAAGTACAAGGTGCGCAAGGACGAAGCGGAACGGCGCATGGAGAACACGCGCCAGAACCTGCTGCGCGTCGAGGACATCCTGGAGGAATTGCAGGCACAGTTGGAACCCCTGCAGAAGCAGAGCGAGACGGCGCGGCGTTACATTGCCCTGCGCGAAGAGCTGCGCGGGCTGGAGCTGAACGCGTTCGTCGTTCGATCCGACCGGGCGAAGGAGCGCATCGACGCCCTGCAAAAGACGATCGACGGCCTGCAGGAGGCGATCACCGAGGGGGAACGCCGCACACAGGAAAACACGCAGGAGCGCGCCCAGCAGGAAGAGGCTGTTTCAGAGCTGGATCGTCAGGTTTCCGCTGCGCACGCGCAGGTGCTCGACCTGACGCGGGAATTGGAGGCGCGCGAAGGCGAGAACAACGTCCTGCGCGCGGAAATCGCCCACGCGCAGCAGGACGAAGAGCGATTAGGCGCGCAGGTCGACGAGGCGGACAAGCGCCTGGAGGCTCTGCGTACCCTGGCCGAGAGCAGCACCGGCGACGAGGGCAGCCGCAGCGGCCTTCTGGACGAGGGCCGGGCAGCGCTCGCGGCGCTGGAGGAAGAGCTGCTCGGGGCGCAGGCGCACGCGGAGGAGGCGGAGGAGACGCTCAACGCGCACAAGGCGGCGATCATCGACGCGATGAACCGCCTTTCCGATGTGCGCACGACGCAGACGCGGCTGACGACCATGCGCCAGTCGCTGGAAAAGCGGCTGGAGGAATCGCTGTCGCAAAAGGGCGACATGGAGGCGGAACAGGCGCGCCTGCAGGAAGCATTGTCGGCCGCCAAGGACGCGCTTTCGGCGGTGGATGGCGGGCTGCGCGACTTACAGGACGAGGCGGAACGTCTCGATGTCAAGGTGCGCGCGCACGGCGAGCGCGGCGAGGCGCTGAAGAACCAGCTTCAGGAGCTATCGGGCAGGCAGCAGGGGCTGTCCTCGCGTCTGCGTGTGCTGCGCGAGATGGAGCGCGATTACGAGGGTTATCAGCACGCCGTCAAGCAGGTGCTGCTGCATGGCGAGAAAAAGGGCGGCGTGCACGGCGTCGTGGCGACGCTGATTCATGCGCCCAGGGAATACGAACGCGCCATCGAGGCGGTGCTCGGCGGGGCGCTGCAAAACGTCGTCACCGAGGATGAATACGTCGCCAAGGACATGATCGCCTACCTGCGCCAGAACCGCTATGGAAGGGCGACGTTTTTACCGCTGACGAGCGTACGCGGCCGCGTGCTTTCGCCCGCCGAGCGTCAGGTGCTGTCGATGCCCGGCTGTCTGGGCGTGGCGTCGGAGCTGGTTACCTACGACGAGAAGTACCGCGGGGTCGTGGAGAGCCTGTTGGGGCGCACGATCATCGCGAAGGATCTGGACGCGGGCATTCAGATCATGCGCCGGGGCAGGCAGGCGTTCCGCCTGGTGACGCTGGAGGGCGACGTCATGCACTCCGGCGGATCGATGACTGGCGGCAGCTCGCAGTCGCGCATGACGAGCCTGCTCTCGCGCGAGCGCGAGATTTCCGAGCACGAGGCACTCATCGCCCAGAACGCGAAGCAGATCGAGGAGATCAGGCAGGAGCTGGAGCAGATCGAGCAGTCCCGCAGCGAAGAAAAGCGCCTGCGCTCGGAGCTCTTTTCGCGCCTGCATCAGGAAGAGATCGCGGTCGCCCGCGAGCAGGAGCGCGTAGCTTCCGCGCAGACGGAGCTTTCGCAGCACGAGGCGCGCATGCGCCAGGCGCAGGCGATGCGCGAGCAGATCAGCGACAACCTCGCGGACATCGGCGAACAGCTTGCGGGCATGACCGAGCGTCAGGATGGCGCGCAGCAGGACACGGCCCGCATGCAGCAGGAGACGGCGCAGCTCGCGCTCGTGCAGAGCGAGGCGCGCGCGCAGGTGGATGGCCTGCGCGAACAGGTGACCGCGCAGCGCGTGGAGCTGGCCTCGCTTGAGCGCGAGATCGAAGCTTTGCGGCGCGACAGCGCGCGCCTGCAAAACGAGCAGCAGACGCTGCGCGCGCGCAGAGAGGAAAACGCGCGCGCCCGCGAAGAGAGCCTGCGTACGCGAAAGGAAGCTGCGGAGCAGCTTTCGCAGGGCGAGGCGGATCAGCAGGACTGCCAGCAGCGCCTGAACGGGGCGCAGGACGCGCTTGCGCGGGCACAGCGGCGGCGCGAGGAGCGTCAGCAGGCGGTTCGCGAGATCACGGAGCGGCTGGACGCGCTGCGCGAATCCGTCGCGCAGGACGTGGACAAGCACCACCGCGCGGAGCTGCAGCTTTCCCGCGCGCAAAGCGATCTTTCTCAAATGCAGGAGCGCATCTGGGAGGATTACGAGCTGACCTACGCGGGCGCGCTGGAATTCAGGACGGAGGGCTTTGAACTGGCGGACAGCGAAAAGCGCATCGGCGTCATCCGCACCGAGATTCGTCAGATGGGTTCGGTCAACGTCAACGCGGTGGAGGACTACCGCGCGTGCCGGGAACGCTTTGACGACCTGAGCGCGCAGCGGGACGATTTGACCCGCGCGCAGGAGGACTTGCAGGGCATCATCGAGGGGCTGCTCGTGAAGATGGAAAGGCAGTTCAAGCAGAACTTCGACCAGCTGAACGTCTTCTTCGGCGAGACGTTTACGCGCCTGTTCGGCGGCGGACGGGCGGAGCTCAAGCTGCAGGATCCCTCGGACGTGCTGAACTGCGGCATCGAGATCGTGGCGCAGCCCCCGGGAAAGAAGCTGCAGATGCTGAGCCTCCTTTCGGGCGGCGAGCGGGCGCTGACCGCAATCGCGATTTTGTTTGCGATGCTTCGCCTCAAACCGACGCCGTTCTGCATTCTGGACGAGATCGAGGCGGCGTTGGACGACGCAAACATTTCTTACTATGCGGACTACTTAAAGGAATTTGCGCAGAACACCCAGTTTGTCGTCGTCACCCACCGCAAGGGGACGATGGAACGCTGCGACGCGCTTTACGGCGTGACGATGGAAGAAAAGGGCGTTTCGCGCATGATTAGCGTACAACTGAGCGACCATATGGAATAA
- the ftsY gene encoding signal recognition particle-docking protein FtsY produces the protein MAEEKKKGFFARLKEGLTKTRDSLAGRVDQLVVSTREIDDDFYEELTDILIMADIGMKTTDEMIEELKRRVAAEKTKSADRAHDILKDILKEKMNMPRPPLKWPMVMLIVGVNGVGKTTTIGKLALRFKDAQHTVMLAAADTFRAAAADQLEIWANRAQVPLVRREEGADPAAVVYDAVQSAKGRGADLLIVDTAGRLHNKKNLMEELRKMTRIIEREYPEAEVRTMLVIDATTGQNGLSQAREFNDVADITGIVLTKLDGTAKGGIAVAIRDALNVPVLYVGVGEGIDDLQAFDASEFVDAIF, from the coding sequence ATGGCGGAAGAAAAGAAAAAAGGCTTTTTCGCGCGCCTGAAAGAGGGACTGACCAAGACGCGCGATTCGCTGGCGGGCAGGGTGGATCAGCTCGTGGTTTCGACCCGCGAGATCGACGACGACTTTTACGAGGAGCTCACCGACATTCTCATCATGGCGGACATCGGCATGAAGACGACGGACGAGATGATCGAGGAGCTCAAGCGCCGCGTCGCCGCTGAAAAGACGAAGAGCGCCGACCGTGCGCACGACATCCTCAAGGACATCCTCAAGGAAAAGATGAACATGCCGCGTCCACCGCTCAAGTGGCCGATGGTCATGCTGATCGTGGGCGTCAACGGCGTAGGCAAGACGACGACGATCGGCAAGCTCGCCCTGCGCTTTAAGGATGCGCAGCACACCGTCATGCTGGCGGCGGCGGATACGTTCCGCGCGGCGGCGGCCGATCAGCTCGAAATCTGGGCGAACCGCGCACAGGTGCCGCTCGTCCGCCGCGAGGAAGGCGCGGATCCCGCGGCGGTCGTGTACGATGCGGTGCAGTCCGCGAAGGGCCGCGGGGCGGACCTGCTGATCGTGGATACGGCGGGACGGCTGCACAACAAGAAGAACCTCATGGAGGAACTGCGCAAGATGACGCGCATCATCGAGCGCGAGTACCCGGAGGCTGAGGTGCGCACGATGCTCGTCATCGACGCGACCACGGGCCAAAACGGCCTTTCGCAGGCCAGGGAGTTCAACGACGTCGCGGACATCACCGGCATCGTGCTTACGAAGCTGGACGGCACCGCAAAGGGCGGCATTGCCGTAGCGATTCGGGATGCCCTGAACGTGCCGGTTCTCTATGTGGGCGTGGGCGAGGGGATTGACGACCTGCAGGCCTTCGACGCTTCCGAGTTTGTAGACGCGATCTTCTAA